TTCGTGACTGCGACAGTTATGGAAGCCCGCGGCATCTACGCGGCGAAGGAAATCAAGGATACCGGCAACTTCGCCAAGGGGCTGATGGCGAATCTCGACGAGATCGACAAGGTGATCGCCGGATGGGCGCCGCTCGTTCCCGAAAGCCAGAAGGAAAGCTTCGGAAAGCTCGTCGAGCGCGCCAGGGAATTTCGCACCTTCCGCACCGAAACGGTCCGTCTCGGCACTGAAGTCGGGCCGGCAGCCGCCAACACCCAAGGCAATAATGAGGCCAACCGCGCGAACCGAAAGGCCTTCCAGGCCGAGATCGATGCGATCGTCAAAACCGACAAGGCCGAGTTGCAGGCCGTCGACGCCGAGATCGAAGATTTCCGTGCCTCGCTGTTCTGGCTCGTGCTTGCCATTGCCGGCGTCGGCATTTCGACGGGCGTCGGCATGGGCTTTTACATCGGTACCAGTCATCTCAGCCGTCCGATTAAGCGTGTAACGACCGCCATCAATGAGGTCGCCAACGGCAATTTCGACGCGGATGTGCCTTATGCCGGCCGTAAGGACGAGATCGGCGAGATGGCAGCCGCCGTCGCCGTCTTCAAGGAGAACGGCTTGGCCATCAAGCGCCTGCATGCACAGGAAGCGGCCATGCGCACCAAGAGCGACGACCTGCAGTCGAGCATGTCCGTCGTGGTCGCAGCCGCGGCTGCTGGTGATTTCAGCCGTCGTATCGAAAAAGACTATGAGGACGAGAATCTCAATCAGTTCGCAGGCAATATCAACACACTGCTTTCCAGCGTCGATGCCGGCGTCGGCGAAACCCGCCGCGTCATTGCAAGTCTTGCGGATGGCGATCTGACACAAACCATGCGCGGCGACTTCCAAGGCGCATTTGCCGAGTTGCAGCAGAACGTCAACAACACGTTCCAGACGCTGCAGACGACCATGCGCGAGATCCGCGAGACCACCGAAGCCATCAACGGCAACACCAACGAGCTCCGCGTTGCCAGTGACGACCTTTCGAGGCGCACGGAACAGCAGGCGGCAGCACTCGAAGAGACTTCCGCAGCGCTCGACGAGATCACTGCCGTCGTGCAGAACTCGACGGAACGGGCGCAGGAGGCCACCATCATGGTCTCGGAAGCGAAGGAAAATGCGGGCCGCTCCGGCGTCGTCGTCCGCAACGCGGTCGATGCGATGGGCCGTATCGAACAGGCATCGCGCGAAATCAGCCAGATCATCAACGTAATCGACGAGATCGCTTTCCAGACCAACCTTCTTGCACTCAATGCCGGCGTCGAGGCGGCACGCGCGGGAGAAGCAGGCAAGGGCTTCGCGGTCGTGGCGCAGGAGGTTCGCGAACTCGCCCAACGCTCGGCAACGGCCGCAAAGGACATCAAGGCGCTCATTACCAAATCCGGCGATGAAGTTCATGTCGGTGTGAAGCTGGTGCAGGCAACCGGCGAGGCGCTGGGCGAGATCGAAACCCGCGTCATTGCGATCAACGATCACATTCATTCGATCGCGACCGCGGCAAAGGAGCAATCGACCGGTCTCAAGGAGGTCAACACTGCCATAAACCAGATGGACCAGGTGACGCAGCAGAATGCGGCGATGGTCGAGGAAACCTCGGCGGCGACCCACAAGCTCTCCGCGGAAGCCGACGGTCTTGTCAATCTTATTGCCCATTTCAGGATATCGAATGCTGCTGCAGTGCCGCTCGCCGTTGCCCGGAGCGAAGAACACCGCCCTGTGGCCTCGCCGGCGCGCCGTGTGATGAAGACCGTGTCGCGGGCCTTCAACGGCAACACGGCGGTTGCCGGGCAGAATTGGGAAGAATTCTGAGCATCTTCGACAGTCAGAAATCGCCGCCTTGGGGCGGCGTTTTCTTTTGTGGCGGCTTGGCATTGCTCGCGAAGATTTGAAAGCGCGCTTCGATCGGCTAATATAGAAGTCTGGTTTCAGGCGCTTAGCCGATCGGAAATGACGATGCCGGAGCAACAGCAAGGCGAAAATTCGACTGTCGACAGCGCCGCGGACGGCGCAAACCGTCCGGCGGGTGCGTTCGGCGGCCTGTCGGGGAAGCTGCTTTGGCTGACTGTCCTGTTCATCATGCTCGCCGAAGTGCTGATCTTCTTCCCTTCCATCGCCAGCATGCGCATACGCTGGCTGGAGGACAAGCTGAACACGGCTGCTGCCGCCGCCATCGTTATTGATGGCCTGCAGCCCGTCGAACTGCCGTACGCATTGCAGAAGGAAACATTGGCGGCGACCGGCACGAAGGCGATCGTTCTTC
Above is a window of Rhizobium etli 8C-3 DNA encoding:
- a CDS encoding methyl-accepting chemotaxis protein yields the protein MKIRGKINLLVSVMAAVALVIGATALVAMNEYNNKFSAYKSASQRAYAGERLNRFVTATVMEARGIYAAKEIKDTGNFAKGLMANLDEIDKVIAGWAPLVPESQKESFGKLVERAREFRTFRTETVRLGTEVGPAAANTQGNNEANRANRKAFQAEIDAIVKTDKAELQAVDAEIEDFRASLFWLVLAIAGVGISTGVGMGFYIGTSHLSRPIKRVTTAINEVANGNFDADVPYAGRKDEIGEMAAAVAVFKENGLAIKRLHAQEAAMRTKSDDLQSSMSVVVAAAAAGDFSRRIEKDYEDENLNQFAGNINTLLSSVDAGVGETRRVIASLADGDLTQTMRGDFQGAFAELQQNVNNTFQTLQTTMREIRETTEAINGNTNELRVASDDLSRRTEQQAAALEETSAALDEITAVVQNSTERAQEATIMVSEAKENAGRSGVVVRNAVDAMGRIEQASREISQIINVIDEIAFQTNLLALNAGVEAARAGEAGKGFAVVAQEVRELAQRSATAAKDIKALITKSGDEVHVGVKLVQATGEALGEIETRVIAINDHIHSIATAAKEQSTGLKEVNTAINQMDQVTQQNAAMVEETSAATHKLSAEADGLVNLIAHFRISNAAAVPLAVARSEEHRPVASPARRVMKTVSRAFNGNTAVAGQNWEEF